One segment of Rosa chinensis cultivar Old Blush chromosome 6, RchiOBHm-V2, whole genome shotgun sequence DNA contains the following:
- the LOC112173676 gene encoding WAT1-related protein At1g43650 isoform X1 — protein MKSLSYAISMAAEKHKVYIAMIFIQFVYAGMALFSKAAVSKGMNPFVFVVYRQAFAFLALAPFAFFFESSKEVPLSYTLLIKIFFISLFGITLSLNLYYVAINYTSATFAAATTTAIPAITFVMAVLLRMESISIKHLHGVAKVLGSVTSLSGAVVYALIKGPPLKFMNWFPENLDHQIHPKSSRRGEWIKGSLIMLSANTAWSLWLILQGPIVKEYPAKLRLTALQCFFSCMQSAFWTIAIERRPSAWKIGWDIHLLAVVYCGVIVTGITYWLQVWAIQKKGPVFTAMFTPLALIITAIFSAILWKEAIYWGSIGGGVLLVAGLYSVLWGKKKEDQKSRENEQKQENKEEVLIV, from the exons ATGAAGAGTTTAAGTTATGCAATATCTATGGCAGCTGAGAAGCATAAAGTCTATATTGCAATGATCTTCATACAATTCGTGTATGCTGGCATGGCCTTGTTTTCTAAGGCAGCAGTTTCTAAAGGAATGAACCCTTTTGTCTTTGTGGTCTATCGCCAAGCTTTCGCCTTCCTTGCCTTGGCTCCATTTGCTTTCTTCTTTGAAAG TTCAAAAGAAGTTCCTCTTTCCTATACCTTACtcatcaagattttctttatttccttATTTGG GATTACACTGAGTTTAAATCTGTACTATGTTGCAATCAACTACACCTCTGCAACTTTTGCTGCAGCCACCACCACTGCAATTCCTGCAATTACTTTTGTTATGGCAGTTTTATTAAG gATGGAAAGCATTTCGATAAAGCATTTGCATGGTGTGGCCAAGGTGTTGGGTTCTGTCACCAGCCTTTCAGGGGCTGTGGTATATGCTTTAATCAAGGGGCCTCCATTAAAGTTCATGAACTGGTTTCCAGAAAATCTAGACCACCAAATCCATCCAAAGAGTTCCCGCAGAGGGGAGTGGATTAAAGGTTCCCTCATTATGCTCTCAGCCAACACTGCTTGGTCTTTGTGGCTAATTTTGCAG GGTCCAATTGTGAAGGAATATCCAGCAAAGTTGAGGCTTACTGCTCTGCAGTGCTTCTTTAGCTGCATGCAGTCTGCTTTCTGGACAATTGCGATTGAGAGAAGGCCTTCAGCTTGGAAGATTGGATGGGACATTCATCTTCTAGCTGTGGTCTACTGT GGTGTAATTGTAACCGGGATTACTTACTGGCTACAAGTTTGGGCCATACAGAAGAAAGGTCCAGTTTTCACAGCAATGTTCACTCCTTTAGCACTAATTATAACAGCAATATTCTCAGCAATCCTGTGGAAAGAAGCCATCTACTGGGGAAG TATTGGTGGAGGCGTATTGCTGGTTGCTGGTCTCTATAGCGTGTTGTGGGGAAAGAAAAAGGAGGACCAGAAAAGTAGAGAAAATgagcaaaaacaagaaaacaaggaGGAAGTACTCATCGTATAA
- the LOC112173676 gene encoding WAT1-related protein At1g43650 isoform X2 has product MKSLSYAISMAAEKHKVYIAMIFIQFVYAGMALFSKAAVSKGMNPFVFVVYRQAFAFLALAPFAFFFERITLSLNLYYVAINYTSATFAAATTTAIPAITFVMAVLLRMESISIKHLHGVAKVLGSVTSLSGAVVYALIKGPPLKFMNWFPENLDHQIHPKSSRRGEWIKGSLIMLSANTAWSLWLILQGPIVKEYPAKLRLTALQCFFSCMQSAFWTIAIERRPSAWKIGWDIHLLAVVYCGVIVTGITYWLQVWAIQKKGPVFTAMFTPLALIITAIFSAILWKEAIYWGSIGGGVLLVAGLYSVLWGKKKEDQKSRENEQKQENKEEVLIV; this is encoded by the exons ATGAAGAGTTTAAGTTATGCAATATCTATGGCAGCTGAGAAGCATAAAGTCTATATTGCAATGATCTTCATACAATTCGTGTATGCTGGCATGGCCTTGTTTTCTAAGGCAGCAGTTTCTAAAGGAATGAACCCTTTTGTCTTTGTGGTCTATCGCCAAGCTTTCGCCTTCCTTGCCTTGGCTCCATTTGCTTTCTTCTTTGAAAG GATTACACTGAGTTTAAATCTGTACTATGTTGCAATCAACTACACCTCTGCAACTTTTGCTGCAGCCACCACCACTGCAATTCCTGCAATTACTTTTGTTATGGCAGTTTTATTAAG gATGGAAAGCATTTCGATAAAGCATTTGCATGGTGTGGCCAAGGTGTTGGGTTCTGTCACCAGCCTTTCAGGGGCTGTGGTATATGCTTTAATCAAGGGGCCTCCATTAAAGTTCATGAACTGGTTTCCAGAAAATCTAGACCACCAAATCCATCCAAAGAGTTCCCGCAGAGGGGAGTGGATTAAAGGTTCCCTCATTATGCTCTCAGCCAACACTGCTTGGTCTTTGTGGCTAATTTTGCAG GGTCCAATTGTGAAGGAATATCCAGCAAAGTTGAGGCTTACTGCTCTGCAGTGCTTCTTTAGCTGCATGCAGTCTGCTTTCTGGACAATTGCGATTGAGAGAAGGCCTTCAGCTTGGAAGATTGGATGGGACATTCATCTTCTAGCTGTGGTCTACTGT GGTGTAATTGTAACCGGGATTACTTACTGGCTACAAGTTTGGGCCATACAGAAGAAAGGTCCAGTTTTCACAGCAATGTTCACTCCTTTAGCACTAATTATAACAGCAATATTCTCAGCAATCCTGTGGAAAGAAGCCATCTACTGGGGAAG TATTGGTGGAGGCGTATTGCTGGTTGCTGGTCTCTATAGCGTGTTGTGGGGAAAGAAAAAGGAGGACCAGAAAAGTAGAGAAAATgagcaaaaacaagaaaacaaggaGGAAGTACTCATCGTATAA